From Phycodurus eques isolate BA_2022a chromosome 13, UOR_Pequ_1.1, whole genome shotgun sequence, a single genomic window includes:
- the LOC133411558 gene encoding cysteine/serine-rich nuclear protein 1-like, with amino-acid sequence MSTTGAKTMAGVLKRKFAAVEENPSYSSSSSFSSPPHSSPTSSGWDSDGESGSSENMLTSPHLPSHPLFSLPGWSTVKKARLVKRQCRVRFDQVAVFCFPRCQGFTSVPSHGGATLGMLRQHSTLHKYTVAEHASEQRRRRRQRHQLRLREETYDSLKHNLLTNQVVGQNEAGQLTVEQFPSEGADVHMSDAELDGRGSLQPYSSRQRQALLLASGVKRIDKEEKKQLHDLRLSREACGCDCQGFCEPETCACSLAGIRCQVDRFSFPCGCTKDGCGNTEGHVEFDSKRVQTHYIHTIMRLDLEQRSGAETTSRGDQPLHLEDLVESEDLSETRHVRNEPYKMCPFVFSLEEGDLALTIPTSPTFNFLPERAVVEENSCGSDMTESSSSSSDCDGGHLPANHRRAPCTLSICDSENNNYSVCHQLRLMAAPLTMGSSSCDSNSTTPDRIGPLSANTFTDHKTTVVVTDYLDENANLARDPFNAEDSLEGFPNTPSPTLDHPSSGYMDPSLSSESDLEFFDSDYPSGPLRSSFKKHRHFHPLRLMSSVYLPQGESSTCLLESLIGLTEPNPELPYDHRQL; translated from the exons TCTTCACCCACGTCTTCAGGGTGGGACTCGGACGGGGAGAGCGGCTCCTCTGAGA ACATGTTAACCTCCCCCCACCTCCCATCTCACCCCCTCTTCTCTCTCCCAGGCTGGTCCACAGTGAAAAAGGCGAGGCTGGTAAAGAGGCAGTGCCGCGTACGCTTCGACCAAGTGGCGGTTTTCTGTTTCCCTCGCTGCCAGGGCTTCACCAGTGTGCCCAGTCACGGTGGTGCCACCCTGGGAATGCTGCGGCAGCACAGCACCCTTCACAAGTACACAGTAGCAGAGCACGCATCGGAGCAAAGGCGGCGCCGTAGGCAGAGACACCAGCTCAGACTAAGAGAGGAGACATATGACTCATTGAAACACAAT CTGCTCACCAATCAGGTTGTTGGCCAAAATGAAGCAGGTCAACTCACAGTAGAACAGTTCCCATCTGAAGGCGCTGATGTCCACATGAGTGATGCTGAGCTGGACGGTAGAGGCTCGCTGCAGCCGTATTCATCCAGGCAGCGGCAGGCTCTCCTGCTGGCATCTGGGGTGAAGCGCATTGACAAGGAAGAGAAGAAGCAGCTTCACGATCTGCGTCTGTCCAGGGAAGCTTGCGGATGTGACTGCCAGGGCTTCTGTGAGCCCGAGACCTGTGCCTGCAGCTTGGCAGGCATCCGGTGTCAG GTGGACCGATTCAGCTTCCCATGTGGCTGCACAAAGGACGGCTGCGGAAACACCGAGGGACACGTCGAGTTTGACTCCAAGCGTGTGCAGACTCATTACATCCACACCATCATGCGACTCGATTTAGAGCAGCGATCGGGAGCTGAAACGACGAGCCGAGGGGACCAGCCGCTACATTTAGAAGACCTTGTCGAGTCGGAAGATCTGAGTGAGACTCGTCACGTGAGGAATGAACCATACAAGATGTgcccttttgttttttctttggaagAAGGCGATCTTGCTCTTACGATTCCCACCAGTCCTACATTTAATTTCCTCCCGGAGCGAGCGGTGGTGGAAGAGAACAGCTGCGGTAGCGACATGACTGAATCCTCCAGCTCTTCTTCTGATTGCGACGGAGGGCATCTTCCTGCCAACCACAGACGAGCGCCTTGTACCCTCAGCATCTGTGATTCTGAAAATAATAACTACTCCGTGTGTCACCAGCTGAGACTTATGGCAGCACCACTGACCATGGGCAGCAGCAGTTGTGACTCTAACAGCACAACCCCTGACCGAATAGGACCACTTTCGGCAAACACCTTCACAGACCATAAAACCACAGTCGTGGTGACGGATTATCTCGATGAAAATGCAAACCTAGCAAGAGACCCGTTTAACGCTGAGGATTCCCTCGAAGGCTTTCCGAACACTCCCTCCCCTACCCTGGACCATCCCTCCAGCGGGTACATGGACCCGAGTCTCTCTTCAGAGTCCGACTTGGAGTTTTTTGACAGCGACTATCCCTCCGGACCACTGCGCAGCTCGTTCAAAAAGCACAGACACTTTCACCCCCTCCGGCTGATGAGCTCTGTTTATTTGCCACAGGGCGAATCAAGCACCTGTCTCCTGGAGTCTCTGATTGGTCTGACTGAGCCGAACCCAGAACTGCCTTATGATCATCGTCAGCTTTGA